A section of the Pristiophorus japonicus isolate sPriJap1 chromosome 4, sPriJap1.hap1, whole genome shotgun sequence genome encodes:
- the sil1 gene encoding nucleotide exchange factor SIL1 isoform X3 — MITVLSLKGVALMVVEILTMRPGRLSLILLLISVHCFNYCWSETSQQQKVSALTVLEQTEDNTGKVEEATVEDNLDSEDMEVFYPTNKWQIIKPGQAIPAGLHVRLNLETGKNEAKILDDENEKSGLKHWKQGSRQGMVNTDLKSFTAEELKRALKLMKHEGNTEIEGHQEKVHETFRPIKELMEDFEAMNVMMETDMEIINKLVIKFNSSSATLDEKIVALYDLEYYVHQVDNAQHLMSIGGLQLVINALNTTEPLIQEHAAFVLGSALSGNPKVQIEAMEAGALQKLLVLLATDQPVALKKKALFAVSSMLRHFPFAQQQFLKLGGLQVLGQLFQAKGMESLHIRVMTLLYDMILEKELIQEAQDNSEKCRQYDEVNLLPSMLEQDWCMVVPKLLTSTDHDTREKVMKTMNLMMSSCRREYQTLQGLSSLLNMLRSEYEELAVEEQSEGEQDGYFLGLWNSTNAIIKKLG; from the exons GTTGTGGAAATTCTCACAATGAGGCCTGGTCGTCTGAGCCTGATCTTGCTACTGATTTCTGTGCACTGTTTCAATTACTGTTGGAGTGAGACCAGCCAGCAGCAG AAAGTGTCTGCTCTTACTGTGCTGGAACAGACTGAAGATAATACTGGAAAGGTGGAGGAAGCGACCGTGGAGGATAATCTAGACTCTGAGGACATGGAGGTCTTTTACCCAACTAATAAATGGCAAATAATTAAACCAg GTCAGGCAATTCCCGCAGGGCTACATGTTCGGTTAAACTTGGAGACTGGAAAAAATGAGGCAAAAATTCTGGATGATGAGAATGAGAAGAGTGGTCTGAAGCACTGGAAACAAGGAAGCAG ACAGGGAATGGTGAACACTGACTTGAAATCCTTCACCGCTGAGGAGCTGAAAAGAGCCTTGAAGCTAATGAAACATGAAGGCAACACTGAAATTGAG GGCCATCAGGAGAAGGTGCATGAGACATTTCGTCCAATCAAGGAGCTGATGGAAGATTTTGAAGCAATGAATGTGATGATGGAGACCGACATGGAAATAATTAATAAACTTGTCATAAAATTCAACAGCTCCAGTGCGACACTGGATGAGAAGATTGTAGCTCTATACGACCTGGAGTACTATGTCCATCAG GTGGACAATGCCCAACACCTAATGTCCATTGGGGGACTGCAACTTGTGATCAACGCGTTAAACACAACAGAGCCTCTGATTCAGGAGCATGCCGCCTTCGTGCTGGGATCCGCACTCTCCGG CAACCCAAAAGTTCAGATTGAGGCGATGGAAGCTGGGGCTTTGCAGAAATTATTGGTATTGTTGGCTACTGACCAGCCAGTGGCTTTGAAGAAAAAG GCTCTTTTTGCAGTCTCATCAATGTTGCGCCACTTTCCCTTTGCCCAGCAGCAGTTCCTGAAACTCGGAGGCCTACAAGTTCTAGGACAGCTCTTTCAGGCGAAGGGAATGGAATCCCTGCATATTCGAGTCATGACACTGCTCTATGATATGATCCTGGAGAAG GAACTTATCCAAGAGGCACAAGACAACAGTGAGAAGTGCCGTCAATATGATGAGGTTAACTTGCTGCCTTCCATGCTGGAGCAAGACTGGTGCATGGTGGTTCCAAAGCTCTTGACTTCTACTGACCACGACACGAGAGAGAAGGTCATGAAGACCATGAACCTTATGATGTCGTCCTGCAGGCGAGAGTACCAGACTCTGCAGGGCCTGAGCTCCTTGCTGAACATGCTCCGATCAGAGTATGAGGAATTGGCTGTTGAAGAACAGAGTGAGGGAGAGCAAGACGGTTACTTCCTGGGACTCTGGAACTCTACCAATGCCATCATTAAGAAACTGGGATGA
- the sil1 gene encoding nucleotide exchange factor SIL1 isoform X2: MRPGRLSLILLLISVHCFNYCWSETSQQQKVSALTVLEQTEDNTGKVEEATVEDNLDSEDMEVFYPTNKWQIIKPGQAIPAGLHVRLNLETGKNEAKILDDENEKSGLKHWKQGSRQGMVNTDLKSFTAEELKRALKLMKHEGNTEIESGRGQGAKSYPPPAKQQFENPQHSNEGNCKLGHQEKVHETFRPIKELMEDFEAMNVMMETDMEIINKLVIKFNSSSATLDEKIVALYDLEYYVHQVDNAQHLMSIGGLQLVINALNTTEPLIQEHAAFVLGSALSGNPKVQIEAMEAGALQKLLVLLATDQPVALKKKALFAVSSMLRHFPFAQQQFLKLGGLQVLGQLFQAKGMESLHIRVMTLLYDMILEKELIQEAQDNSEKCRQYDEVNLLPSMLEQDWCMVVPKLLTSTDHDTREKVMKTMNLMMSSCRREYQTLQGLSSLLNMLRSEYEELAVEEQSEGEQDGYFLGLWNSTNAIIKKLG; the protein is encoded by the exons ATGAGGCCTGGTCGTCTGAGCCTGATCTTGCTACTGATTTCTGTGCACTGTTTCAATTACTGTTGGAGTGAGACCAGCCAGCAGCAG AAAGTGTCTGCTCTTACTGTGCTGGAACAGACTGAAGATAATACTGGAAAGGTGGAGGAAGCGACCGTGGAGGATAATCTAGACTCTGAGGACATGGAGGTCTTTTACCCAACTAATAAATGGCAAATAATTAAACCAg GTCAGGCAATTCCCGCAGGGCTACATGTTCGGTTAAACTTGGAGACTGGAAAAAATGAGGCAAAAATTCTGGATGATGAGAATGAGAAGAGTGGTCTGAAGCACTGGAAACAAGGAAGCAG ACAGGGAATGGTGAACACTGACTTGAAATCCTTCACCGCTGAGGAGCTGAAAAGAGCCTTGAAGCTAATGAAACATGAAGGCAACACTGAAATTGAG TCTGGCAGAGGACAGGGTGCAAAGAGTTATCCCCCCCCTGCCAAGCAGCAGTTTGAAAACCCACAACACAGTAATGAAGGGAATTGTAAACTG GGCCATCAGGAGAAGGTGCATGAGACATTTCGTCCAATCAAGGAGCTGATGGAAGATTTTGAAGCAATGAATGTGATGATGGAGACCGACATGGAAATAATTAATAAACTTGTCATAAAATTCAACAGCTCCAGTGCGACACTGGATGAGAAGATTGTAGCTCTATACGACCTGGAGTACTATGTCCATCAG GTGGACAATGCCCAACACCTAATGTCCATTGGGGGACTGCAACTTGTGATCAACGCGTTAAACACAACAGAGCCTCTGATTCAGGAGCATGCCGCCTTCGTGCTGGGATCCGCACTCTCCGG CAACCCAAAAGTTCAGATTGAGGCGATGGAAGCTGGGGCTTTGCAGAAATTATTGGTATTGTTGGCTACTGACCAGCCAGTGGCTTTGAAGAAAAAG GCTCTTTTTGCAGTCTCATCAATGTTGCGCCACTTTCCCTTTGCCCAGCAGCAGTTCCTGAAACTCGGAGGCCTACAAGTTCTAGGACAGCTCTTTCAGGCGAAGGGAATGGAATCCCTGCATATTCGAGTCATGACACTGCTCTATGATATGATCCTGGAGAAG GAACTTATCCAAGAGGCACAAGACAACAGTGAGAAGTGCCGTCAATATGATGAGGTTAACTTGCTGCCTTCCATGCTGGAGCAAGACTGGTGCATGGTGGTTCCAAAGCTCTTGACTTCTACTGACCACGACACGAGAGAGAAGGTCATGAAGACCATGAACCTTATGATGTCGTCCTGCAGGCGAGAGTACCAGACTCTGCAGGGCCTGAGCTCCTTGCTGAACATGCTCCGATCAGAGTATGAGGAATTGGCTGTTGAAGAACAGAGTGAGGGAGAGCAAGACGGTTACTTCCTGGGACTCTGGAACTCTACCAATGCCATCATTAAGAAACTGGGATGA
- the sil1 gene encoding nucleotide exchange factor SIL1 isoform X1, which yields MITVLSLKGVALMVVEILTMRPGRLSLILLLISVHCFNYCWSETSQQQKVSALTVLEQTEDNTGKVEEATVEDNLDSEDMEVFYPTNKWQIIKPGQAIPAGLHVRLNLETGKNEAKILDDENEKSGLKHWKQGSRQGMVNTDLKSFTAEELKRALKLMKHEGNTEIESGRGQGAKSYPPPAKQQFENPQHSNEGNCKLGHQEKVHETFRPIKELMEDFEAMNVMMETDMEIINKLVIKFNSSSATLDEKIVALYDLEYYVHQVDNAQHLMSIGGLQLVINALNTTEPLIQEHAAFVLGSALSGNPKVQIEAMEAGALQKLLVLLATDQPVALKKKALFAVSSMLRHFPFAQQQFLKLGGLQVLGQLFQAKGMESLHIRVMTLLYDMILEKELIQEAQDNSEKCRQYDEVNLLPSMLEQDWCMVVPKLLTSTDHDTREKVMKTMNLMMSSCRREYQTLQGLSSLLNMLRSEYEELAVEEQSEGEQDGYFLGLWNSTNAIIKKLG from the exons GTTGTGGAAATTCTCACAATGAGGCCTGGTCGTCTGAGCCTGATCTTGCTACTGATTTCTGTGCACTGTTTCAATTACTGTTGGAGTGAGACCAGCCAGCAGCAG AAAGTGTCTGCTCTTACTGTGCTGGAACAGACTGAAGATAATACTGGAAAGGTGGAGGAAGCGACCGTGGAGGATAATCTAGACTCTGAGGACATGGAGGTCTTTTACCCAACTAATAAATGGCAAATAATTAAACCAg GTCAGGCAATTCCCGCAGGGCTACATGTTCGGTTAAACTTGGAGACTGGAAAAAATGAGGCAAAAATTCTGGATGATGAGAATGAGAAGAGTGGTCTGAAGCACTGGAAACAAGGAAGCAG ACAGGGAATGGTGAACACTGACTTGAAATCCTTCACCGCTGAGGAGCTGAAAAGAGCCTTGAAGCTAATGAAACATGAAGGCAACACTGAAATTGAG TCTGGCAGAGGACAGGGTGCAAAGAGTTATCCCCCCCCTGCCAAGCAGCAGTTTGAAAACCCACAACACAGTAATGAAGGGAATTGTAAACTG GGCCATCAGGAGAAGGTGCATGAGACATTTCGTCCAATCAAGGAGCTGATGGAAGATTTTGAAGCAATGAATGTGATGATGGAGACCGACATGGAAATAATTAATAAACTTGTCATAAAATTCAACAGCTCCAGTGCGACACTGGATGAGAAGATTGTAGCTCTATACGACCTGGAGTACTATGTCCATCAG GTGGACAATGCCCAACACCTAATGTCCATTGGGGGACTGCAACTTGTGATCAACGCGTTAAACACAACAGAGCCTCTGATTCAGGAGCATGCCGCCTTCGTGCTGGGATCCGCACTCTCCGG CAACCCAAAAGTTCAGATTGAGGCGATGGAAGCTGGGGCTTTGCAGAAATTATTGGTATTGTTGGCTACTGACCAGCCAGTGGCTTTGAAGAAAAAG GCTCTTTTTGCAGTCTCATCAATGTTGCGCCACTTTCCCTTTGCCCAGCAGCAGTTCCTGAAACTCGGAGGCCTACAAGTTCTAGGACAGCTCTTTCAGGCGAAGGGAATGGAATCCCTGCATATTCGAGTCATGACACTGCTCTATGATATGATCCTGGAGAAG GAACTTATCCAAGAGGCACAAGACAACAGTGAGAAGTGCCGTCAATATGATGAGGTTAACTTGCTGCCTTCCATGCTGGAGCAAGACTGGTGCATGGTGGTTCCAAAGCTCTTGACTTCTACTGACCACGACACGAGAGAGAAGGTCATGAAGACCATGAACCTTATGATGTCGTCCTGCAGGCGAGAGTACCAGACTCTGCAGGGCCTGAGCTCCTTGCTGAACATGCTCCGATCAGAGTATGAGGAATTGGCTGTTGAAGAACAGAGTGAGGGAGAGCAAGACGGTTACTTCCTGGGACTCTGGAACTCTACCAATGCCATCATTAAGAAACTGGGATGA